A stretch of Phragmites australis chromosome 12, lpPhrAust1.1, whole genome shotgun sequence DNA encodes these proteins:
- the LOC133886661 gene encoding uncharacterized protein LOC133886661 translates to MAPTSFRHAAAGGGGGRPAGCSGGLDAALCDDLLQEVFRLLPPAASPAVSLVSRRWLALLRVATSSLTLRLPASSDAPPAAATVAVLLSHYPYLSALTVVSTAVPAGDADSVLLAVAAAPCAARLSVLRLLPDSPVSPTALLAACPAVSSLTSLHLTAVRPLSFHWLAFLPCLKSFALVNSAASVDSDGSSSDDDDGQGEAAGALPLERLSLCGIRSSDRGLGWLWRRCGSLKWLQLRACDGTGDRPVSLAFAGCLAGLLALELRACRPVADRVLLLAADHCRTLTSLLVYDGGSSEALHRFIHQRGAGLHTLDLRLPLDLHNDHLHAIGAEQIHRGQAATHGLAALRLQSCVLITGDGLRSLAQTATGAGIEELALVSCDVVERETGLLTFLGQSMRRLRRIDLSYNETLSDKVIGAMLSSCRNLIDIRLRGCRGLTGGSLVSLLRHCGQSLEILDISRCPSIAVGNVELFAQRATRLNRMIIEESVMSEELKAIAQRKGLKVGSLAWEESF, encoded by the coding sequence ATGGCGCCGACAAGCTTCCGCCACGCCgctgcaggcggcggcggcggtcgtcCCGCCGGCTGCAGCGGCGGCTTGGACGCCGCGCTCTGCGACGACCTACTGCAGGAGGTGTTCCGCCTCCTGCCGCCCGCTGCCTCGCCGGCCGTGTCCCTCGTCTCCCGCCGCTGGCTCGCGCTCCTCAGGGTCGCCACCTCGTCCCTGACCCTACGTCTGCCTGCCTCCTCCGACGCCCCGCCAGCGGCGGCGACCGTCGCCGTCCTGCTGTCGCACTACCCGTACCTCTCCGCCCTGACCGTGGTCTCCACCGCTGTGCCGGCCGGCGACGCCGACTCGGTGCTTCTCGCTGTCGCGGCCGCTCCGTGCGCCGCCCGGCTCTCCGTGCTGCGGTTATTGCCTGATTCGCCGGTCTCCCCCACCGCGCTGCTCGCGGCCTGCCCTGCTGTATCCAGTCTGACGTCGCTCCACCTCACGGCTGTCCGCCCCCTGTCTTTCCACTGGCTGGCGTTCTTGCCCTGCCTCAAGTCCTTCGCCCTCGTCAACTCCGCTGCCAGCGTTGACTCTGACGGCTCAAGCTCGGATGACGACGACGGCCAGGGCGAGGCCGCAGGGGCGTTACCGCTGGAGAGGCTATCACTTTGCGGCATCCGCTCGAGTGACCGCGGGCTCGGATGGTTGTGGCGACGGTGCGGGAGCCTCAAGTGGCTGCAGCTGCGTGCCTGCGACGGCACCGGGGACAGGCCCGTGTCGCTGGCCTTTGCGGGCTGCCTTGCTGGCTTGCTCGCGCTAGAGCTCCGTGCTTGCCGCCCAGTCGCCGACCGTGTCCTCCTCCTTGCTGCTGACCATTGCCGGACACTAACATCCCTCCTGGTTTATGACGGCGGAAGCAGCGAGGCACTCCACAGGTTTATCCACCAGCGCGGCGCGGGTTTGCACACCTTGGACCTTCGCCTACCGCTCGACCTGCACAATGATCACCTCCATGCAATTGGCGCCGAGCAAATTCACCGTGGTCAGGCCGCCACACATGGCCTGGCCGCCCTTCGCCTTCAGAGCTGTGTCCTTATCACTGGGGACGGGCTCCGCTCCCTCGCACAAACAGCCACTGGGGCGGGCATCGAAGAGCTCGCCTTGGTGAGCTGTGACGTTGTGGAGCGAGAGACTGGGCTGCTGACGTTCCTCGGTCAAAGCATGCGGCGTCTCCGTCGTATTGACTTGTCTTACAACGAGACATTGAGTGACAAGGTGATCGGTGCCATGCTGTCATCATGCCGGAATCTCATCGACATCAGACTCAGGGGATGCCGAGGCCTCACAGGAGGCTCCCTGGTCTCGTTGCTTAGGCACTGTGGGCAGTCACTGGAGATCCTTGACATCTCCCGCTGTCCTAGTATTGCAGTAGGCAATGTTGAACTCTTTGCACAGCGAGCTACTCGGTTGAATCGAATGATCATTGAGGAGAGCGTGATGTCAGAGGAATTGAAGGCAATTGCTCAGAGGAAAGGCCTGAAGGTTGGTTCATTGGCTTGGGAAGAATCATTCTAA